A single region of the Arthrobacter sp. PAMC25564 genome encodes:
- the pheS gene encoding phenylalanine--tRNA ligase subunit alpha gives MTDTLPGAAIPNPLDEAAITAAVDQAVAAIAAASTLDELKAVRLAHTGEKSALSLANREIGGLPKDQKAAAGKLMGSSRGRVNKALADRTAELEAENDARILVEETVDVTAAPRRRKAGARHPLSTLQDRVADIFVGMGWEIAEGPEVESEWFNFDALNFKPDHPAREMQDTFFVEPPEAHLLMRTHTSPVQVRSMLEREVPIYVLCPGKVFRTDELDATHTPVFHQFEGLAIDKKLSMADLRGTLEHFARQMFGDEAQIRLRPNYFPFTEPSAELDIWHPGAKGGPGWIEWGGCGMVNPNVLRAAGIDPDIYSGFAFGMGIERTLMFRNEVGDMRDMIEGDVRFSEHFGMEI, from the coding sequence ATGACTGATACTTTGCCGGGCGCCGCCATCCCGAATCCTCTGGATGAAGCCGCCATTACCGCTGCCGTAGACCAGGCCGTTGCCGCCATAGCCGCAGCCTCCACGCTCGATGAACTCAAGGCCGTGCGCCTGGCGCACACCGGCGAAAAGTCCGCGCTGAGCCTTGCGAACCGTGAGATCGGCGGGCTGCCCAAGGACCAGAAGGCCGCCGCCGGAAAGCTCATGGGCTCCTCCCGCGGACGCGTCAACAAGGCGCTCGCGGACCGTACCGCCGAGCTCGAAGCCGAGAACGACGCGCGGATCCTGGTCGAGGAGACCGTGGACGTCACCGCCGCTCCCCGCCGCCGCAAGGCCGGCGCCCGCCACCCGCTGTCGACCCTGCAGGACCGAGTGGCCGATATCTTCGTCGGCATGGGCTGGGAAATCGCTGAGGGGCCCGAGGTCGAGTCCGAATGGTTCAACTTCGACGCGCTGAACTTCAAGCCGGATCACCCGGCCCGCGAAATGCAGGACACTTTCTTCGTGGAGCCGCCCGAGGCGCACCTGCTGATGCGCACCCACACCTCCCCGGTCCAGGTCCGCTCGATGCTGGAACGCGAAGTTCCCATCTACGTGCTGTGCCCTGGCAAGGTGTTCCGCACCGACGAGCTTGATGCCACGCATACCCCTGTCTTCCACCAGTTCGAAGGCCTGGCCATCGACAAGAAGCTGAGCATGGCCGACCTCCGCGGAACCCTGGAGCACTTTGCGCGCCAGATGTTCGGCGACGAGGCCCAGATCCGCCTTCGGCCCAACTACTTCCCGTTCACCGAGCCGTCCGCGGAGCTGGACATCTGGCACCCGGGCGCCAAGGGCGGACCCGGCTGGATCGAGTGGGGCGGCTGCGGCATGGTCAACCCCAACGTCCTCCGTGCCGCCGGCATCGACCCGGACATCTATTCAGGTTTTGCCTTCGGCATGGGCATCGAGCGGACCCTGATGTTCCGCAACGAGGTCGGCGACATGCGCGACATGATCGAAGGCGATGTACGCTTCAGCGAGCACTTCGGGATGGAGATCTAA
- a CDS encoding SIMPL domain-containing protein (The SIMPL domain is named for its presence in mouse protein SIMPL (signalling molecule that associates with mouse pelle-like kinase). Bacterial member BP26, from Brucella, was shown to assemble into a channel-like structure, while YggE from E. coli has been associated with resistance to oxidative stress.) — MADSPRIISVTGSGSAEAAPDLLTLSIGVECRRENVGTAYGDAGKASAAITTALREHGVGSPDITTSGLNVRAEVNWQEGRGQTVSGYLASSVLSVRIRELAGSSEIIAAAIAAGGNDVRLNGLELGFADPSTVLSRAREAAWQDALTTAQHFASLAGVELGKAVSITQQAGFQAPVPVAKMQRAVSAEPLTVEAGESSVSATVGVVWELIA; from the coding sequence ATGGCGGACAGCCCCAGGATCATCTCTGTCACCGGATCCGGCAGCGCGGAAGCCGCACCGGACCTGCTGACCCTCTCGATTGGCGTCGAGTGCCGCCGTGAGAATGTCGGCACGGCCTACGGCGACGCCGGAAAGGCCTCGGCCGCGATCACCACGGCGCTCCGGGAGCACGGCGTCGGCAGCCCTGACATCACGACCTCGGGCCTGAATGTCCGTGCGGAGGTGAATTGGCAGGAGGGCCGTGGCCAGACGGTTTCCGGCTACCTCGCGTCCAGTGTGCTCAGCGTCCGGATCCGCGAGCTGGCGGGTTCCTCGGAGATCATCGCGGCGGCCATTGCCGCCGGCGGCAACGACGTCCGGCTCAACGGCCTGGAGCTCGGCTTCGCGGACCCGTCCACGGTACTGTCCCGGGCGCGTGAGGCCGCATGGCAGGACGCCCTCACGACGGCGCAGCACTTCGCCTCCCTGGCCGGGGTGGAGCTCGGCAAGGCCGTGTCCATCACCCAGCAGGCCGGGTTCCAGGCTCCCGTTCCGGTGGCGAAGATGCAGCGCGCCGTCTCGGCGGAGCCACTCACAGTCGAAGCCGGCGAGTCCAGCGTCAGCGCGACGGTCGGCGTCGTCTGGGAACTTATCGCCTGA
- a CDS encoding Rv2578c family radical SAM protein: MRWDAQAITPPGDSGDNSGAPAAVALLPLAGLVRSVSTPEFAGVTFHEVTAKSVLNKVAAGSLMPFEWTINPYRGCSHACVYCFARKSHTYLDFDAGLDFDSQVVVKINAAEVLRKEVAKPSWRRQHVALGTNTDPYQRAEGRYRLMPDIIGALADSGTPLSILTKGTLLARDIPLLKHAAAQVPVGVGISLAMTSEALSEAVEPGTPGPRARLKLITRLREAGLPCGVMAMPILPWLSDSDEALDSLFGSLAAAGATGVTAGALYLKPGTREWFMQWIAREYPQLAGRYRRLYGSGSYASKEYRAWLAGRIWHFKALHGFSGSQGFSHRDPHDDPREEEAQYPAGSIPETAAGPQHPGKPVPAGGGRTDAAQSTLF; the protein is encoded by the coding sequence ATGAGATGGGACGCACAGGCAATCACCCCGCCGGGAGATTCCGGTGACAACAGCGGAGCCCCGGCCGCCGTTGCGCTGCTCCCGCTGGCCGGGCTGGTCCGTTCCGTTTCCACGCCGGAGTTTGCCGGCGTCACCTTCCATGAGGTCACCGCCAAATCGGTGCTCAACAAGGTGGCCGCCGGTTCGCTGATGCCGTTCGAATGGACCATCAACCCCTACCGCGGCTGCAGCCACGCCTGTGTCTACTGCTTCGCCCGCAAGAGCCACACCTACCTTGACTTCGACGCCGGGCTCGATTTTGACAGCCAGGTGGTGGTCAAGATCAACGCCGCCGAGGTCCTGCGCAAGGAAGTCGCCAAGCCGTCCTGGCGCCGGCAGCACGTGGCCCTCGGCACCAACACGGACCCCTACCAGCGGGCCGAGGGCCGCTATCGACTGATGCCGGACATCATTGGCGCCCTCGCCGACTCCGGCACTCCGCTGTCCATCCTGACCAAGGGCACGCTCCTGGCCCGGGACATCCCGCTCCTGAAGCACGCCGCAGCCCAGGTTCCCGTGGGGGTGGGCATCTCGCTGGCCATGACCAGTGAGGCGCTGTCAGAAGCCGTGGAGCCCGGAACCCCCGGACCCCGCGCACGGCTGAAACTGATCACCCGGCTCCGCGAGGCAGGACTGCCCTGCGGCGTCATGGCCATGCCCATCCTGCCCTGGCTTTCGGACAGCGACGAAGCCCTGGATTCCCTCTTCGGATCCTTGGCGGCGGCCGGGGCCACCGGCGTCACGGCGGGTGCGCTGTACCTGAAGCCCGGTACCCGGGAGTGGTTCATGCAGTGGATCGCCAGGGAGTATCCACAGCTTGCCGGCCGGTACCGGCGCCTGTACGGCAGCGGCTCCTATGCCTCGAAGGAATACCGGGCCTGGCTCGCCGGACGCATCTGGCACTTCAAGGCGCTCCATGGCTTCTCCGGCTCACAGGGCTTCAGCCACCGCGATCCCCACGACGATCCCCGGGAGGAGGAAGCCCAGTACCCGGCCGGCAGCATCCCGGAAACGGCCGCCGGACCGCAACACCCCGGAAAGCCCGTGCCGGCGGGCGGCGGGCGGACAGACGCCGCGCAGTCCACGCTGTTCTGA
- a CDS encoding NAD(P) transhydrogenase subunit alpha: protein MDPVTLLTVVVLAVFVGFEVVSKVTSKLHTPLMSGANAIHGIILVGAIIVAGQADDPWLLTIALAAVVLATANLVGGFVVTDRMLEMFGGPRSDRTPARRRSGGAVKGGGT from the coding sequence ATGGATCCGGTCACGCTGCTGACGGTCGTGGTGCTCGCCGTCTTCGTAGGCTTCGAAGTCGTCTCCAAGGTCACCAGCAAACTGCACACCCCGCTGATGTCCGGCGCCAACGCCATCCACGGCATCATCCTCGTAGGCGCGATCATCGTGGCGGGACAGGCGGACGACCCCTGGCTGCTGACGATTGCCCTGGCCGCCGTGGTCCTCGCGACGGCGAACCTGGTCGGCGGGTTCGTGGTCACCGACCGGATGCTGGAGATGTTCGGCGGCCCCCGGAGCGACCGGACGCCGGCCCGGCGGCGCTCCGGAGGGGCCGTCAAGGGCGGGGGCACATGA
- a CDS encoding Re/Si-specific NAD(P)(+) transhydrogenase subunit alpha: MQVGVRREQRAGERRVAATPETVRQLAALGLDVVVESGAGMESGYPDAAYKEAGATTIAELPPETLDVLLHVRPLSPEFAATLRPGTVTIGFASPASELPTVRALAAGRITSFALELVPRISRAQSMDALSSQSLVSGYRAVLEAALRYPRFFPLYMTAAGTIPPARVLVLGAGVAGLQAIGTAKRLGARVSANDIRAASADEVASMGGTFINLDLDAPAEGTGGYARELGEDRARRQRGLLTPHVAAADVLITTAAIPGRAAPLLVTMDMVTGMRAGSVVVDLAAESGGNVEGVIAGRDVQVPVVGGCVTLVGLQDAASTMPSDASRLYAKNVSNLLALMTHDGQVRPDFEDEVVSGACLTRAGSVQHAATASALAASALAASALAASALAASDLAALKEGEQP, encoded by the coding sequence GTGCAGGTCGGCGTCAGGCGGGAGCAGCGTGCGGGGGAGCGCCGGGTCGCGGCCACGCCGGAGACGGTAAGGCAGCTGGCAGCCCTTGGACTCGATGTCGTCGTCGAGAGCGGTGCGGGAATGGAATCCGGCTACCCCGATGCCGCTTACAAGGAAGCCGGCGCCACGACCATCGCCGAGCTCCCGCCCGAAACGCTGGATGTCCTCCTGCACGTCCGGCCGCTGAGCCCGGAATTTGCGGCCACGCTCCGGCCCGGCACCGTCACCATCGGGTTCGCGTCCCCGGCGTCGGAACTGCCCACCGTCCGGGCCCTGGCCGCAGGCCGGATCACCTCTTTCGCGCTCGAACTGGTCCCGCGGATCTCCCGCGCCCAGTCCATGGATGCGCTCAGTTCCCAGTCCCTCGTGTCCGGTTACCGCGCGGTGCTGGAGGCGGCCCTACGCTATCCGCGGTTCTTCCCGCTTTACATGACCGCCGCCGGGACGATCCCGCCGGCCCGGGTGCTGGTCCTCGGCGCTGGTGTCGCCGGGCTGCAGGCGATCGGCACCGCGAAACGGCTGGGCGCCCGGGTGTCGGCCAATGACATCCGGGCGGCCTCCGCCGATGAAGTCGCCTCGATGGGCGGCACCTTCATCAACCTGGACCTCGATGCCCCGGCGGAGGGGACCGGGGGCTACGCGCGCGAACTCGGCGAGGACCGGGCCAGGCGCCAGCGTGGCCTGCTGACACCGCATGTCGCGGCCGCGGATGTCCTCATCACCACGGCAGCCATTCCCGGCCGCGCCGCACCTCTGCTCGTCACGATGGACATGGTGACCGGGATGCGGGCCGGTTCCGTCGTCGTCGACCTCGCCGCCGAATCCGGCGGGAACGTCGAAGGCGTCATCGCCGGCCGGGACGTCCAGGTGCCCGTTGTGGGCGGTTGTGTCACTCTTGTCGGCTTGCAGGATGCGGCATCGACAATGCCCTCGGACGCCTCCCGGCTGTACGCCAAAAACGTCAGCAACCTGCTCGCCCTGATGACCCACGACGGCCAGGTCAGGCCGGATTTCGAGGACGAGGTGGTGTCCGGAGCCTGCCTTACCCGCGCCGGGTCCGTTCAGCATGCCGCCACCGCGTCCGCCTTGGCCGCGTCCGCCTTGGCCGCGTCCGCCTTGGCCGCGTCCGCCTTGGCCGCATCGGACCTGGCGGCATTGAAGGAGGGGGAACAGCCCTGA
- a CDS encoding (deoxy)nucleoside triphosphate pyrophosphohydrolase codes for MTGLINVVGGAVLDSLAEPGRLLVARRTAPPQFAGMWEFPGGKVESGETPEQALHRELLEELGVTVRLGAELPASSASGWPLNGRAAMRVWFAELADGAPRPLQDHDELRWIDIRNREEVLGLPWIPADFPIVEALLEALPIQLKPGLLH; via the coding sequence GTGACTGGACTCATTAACGTCGTTGGCGGCGCAGTATTGGACTCCCTGGCGGAACCGGGGCGGCTGTTGGTGGCACGCCGGACGGCGCCCCCGCAGTTCGCCGGAATGTGGGAGTTCCCCGGCGGCAAGGTGGAGTCCGGCGAGACTCCCGAGCAGGCTCTGCACCGTGAACTGCTCGAAGAGCTGGGCGTGACCGTCAGGCTGGGAGCCGAGCTGCCGGCGTCGTCCGCCTCGGGCTGGCCGCTCAACGGGCGCGCCGCGATGCGGGTGTGGTTCGCGGAACTGGCCGACGGCGCGCCGCGCCCCCTGCAGGACCACGACGAATTGCGCTGGATCGACATCCGGAACCGGGAGGAAGTGCTGGGCCTGCCCTGGATCCCTGCAGACTTCCCCATTGTCGAAGCGCTGCTGGAGGCCCTCCCGATCCAGCTCAAGCCAGGTCTCTTGCACTGA
- a CDS encoding MFS transporter — translation MPSTTKQAQAAPKTGTRHLALAIVSLAMGGFGIGTTEFSMMGLLKEVEQGLDISTPEAGHLISAYALGVVIGAPVLAAVGARMPRKYLALGLMLFFSIANLTSFIAPDYGTMLVSRFAAGLPHGAFFGVAAVIAASLVAPTRRGWAISMVMAGLTVSNVVGVPFATWLGQNFGWRLLFLLVGLIGIITLLMLWRFVPFQEPHADASFRRELSALKRLQVWLAILIGIVGFGGFFATYTYIAHTMTDVAGIPAAWLPLVVALYGLGMVAGNIVGGRIADKSVMGTIYWVLPATAVALVVYAVAVHWPWSAFVMVFVVGGAGSMLVPALQTRLLDASPDAPSLASSLNHAALNVANALGAFLGGLVIAWGWGYVAPALVGAVLALLGLGVALVSGLVERKRPLAR, via the coding sequence ATGCCTTCCACCACCAAACAAGCCCAGGCGGCGCCCAAAACCGGCACCCGCCATCTTGCCCTTGCCATCGTTTCCCTCGCCATGGGCGGATTCGGCATCGGAACCACCGAGTTCTCCATGATGGGCCTGCTCAAGGAGGTGGAGCAGGGCCTGGACATCAGCACCCCGGAGGCCGGCCACCTGATTTCGGCCTATGCGCTCGGCGTCGTCATCGGCGCGCCGGTGCTGGCCGCAGTCGGGGCCAGGATGCCCCGGAAGTACCTGGCCCTGGGCCTCATGCTGTTCTTCAGCATCGCCAACCTCACCTCGTTCATCGCCCCGGACTACGGCACCATGCTGGTGTCCCGGTTCGCGGCGGGCCTGCCGCACGGCGCGTTCTTCGGCGTTGCGGCCGTCATCGCGGCCTCCCTGGTCGCTCCGACCAGGCGCGGCTGGGCGATCTCGATGGTCATGGCGGGCCTCACGGTGTCGAATGTCGTCGGCGTCCCGTTCGCCACCTGGTTGGGGCAGAACTTCGGCTGGCGGCTGCTCTTCCTGCTGGTCGGCCTGATCGGCATCATCACGCTCCTTATGCTCTGGAGGTTCGTACCGTTCCAGGAACCCCACGCGGATGCCAGCTTCCGCAGGGAGCTCAGCGCGCTCAAGCGGCTCCAGGTCTGGCTGGCCATCCTGATCGGCATCGTCGGCTTCGGCGGTTTCTTCGCCACCTACACCTACATCGCCCACACCATGACCGACGTGGCCGGTATCCCCGCCGCGTGGCTGCCGCTCGTGGTGGCGCTATACGGCCTCGGAATGGTGGCCGGCAACATCGTCGGCGGCCGGATCGCGGACAAATCCGTGATGGGAACCATCTACTGGGTCCTGCCCGCCACCGCTGTGGCACTGGTGGTCTACGCCGTGGCCGTGCACTGGCCGTGGTCCGCGTTTGTCATGGTCTTCGTGGTGGGCGGTGCCGGTTCCATGCTGGTCCCGGCCCTGCAGACCCGGCTGCTGGATGCCTCCCCGGATGCCCCGTCGCTGGCGTCCTCACTGAACCATGCGGCCCTCAACGTGGCCAATGCCCTCGGTGCCTTCCTCGGCGGCCTGGTGATCG